A region of Methyloversatilis discipulorum DNA encodes the following proteins:
- the msbA gene encoding lipid A export permease/ATP-binding protein MsbA, with protein sequence MRLLGYVRPYWIAFAVSIVCMALTAAAEPVFPALMKSLLDGGFGGQDPQAVWFYPLAIVLLFAVRGVFGFIADYAFAWAANNVVLDLRRAMFGRLLALPTDFFDNNSSGALISKVAYDVQGVTQAATNVITVFVRDTLTVAGLLAWLLWLNWKLTLIVLGMLPLIALIVRLSSRRIRESARGAQTAMGSIAHTLEETIEAHKVVKIFGGQDYEMGRFDAACRKQRRQNMRNIVAASLVSPMTQVLTAVALGIVIAVALADSAANRTTVGGFMGFVTAMLMLLAPLKRLTDVNAPLQRGLAAAESVFQLIDQQAERDSGTVELERARGRIDFDQLGFGYPGRELRVLQHFDLSIAPGETVALVGASGSGKTTLAHLLARFYTPTSGRILLDGHDIQNVKLASLRANMALVSQDVVLFNDTVAANIAYGALRGTDRADIEAAARAAYALDFIQAMPEGFDTMIGENGVKLSGGQRQRLAIARALLKDAPVLILDEATSALDTESERQVQAALEVLMKNRTTLVIAHRLSTIERADRIVVMDRGRIAEIGKHADLLAAGGMYAGLYNSQLGGSE encoded by the coding sequence ATGCGTCTGCTCGGCTACGTGCGCCCGTACTGGATCGCCTTCGCCGTCTCCATCGTCTGCATGGCGCTGACCGCGGCGGCGGAACCGGTCTTTCCGGCGCTGATGAAGTCGCTGCTGGACGGCGGCTTCGGCGGTCAGGACCCGCAGGCAGTCTGGTTCTACCCGCTGGCCATCGTGCTGCTGTTCGCCGTGCGCGGCGTGTTCGGCTTCATCGCCGACTACGCATTCGCCTGGGCCGCCAACAACGTGGTGCTCGATCTGCGCCGCGCGATGTTCGGCCGCCTGCTGGCACTGCCGACCGACTTCTTCGACAACAACTCGTCCGGCGCGCTGATTTCCAAGGTGGCCTACGACGTACAGGGCGTGACGCAGGCGGCGACCAACGTGATCACCGTGTTCGTGCGCGACACGCTCACCGTGGCCGGCCTGCTGGCCTGGCTGCTGTGGCTGAACTGGAAGCTCACGCTGATCGTGCTCGGCATGCTGCCGCTGATCGCGCTCATCGTGCGCCTCAGTTCGCGTCGCATCCGCGAATCGGCGCGCGGCGCACAGACGGCGATGGGCAGCATCGCGCACACGCTGGAAGAGACCATCGAGGCGCACAAGGTGGTGAAGATCTTCGGCGGACAGGACTACGAAATGGGCCGCTTCGATGCGGCCTGTCGCAAGCAGCGCCGGCAGAACATGCGCAACATCGTCGCCGCCTCGCTGGTGTCGCCGATGACCCAGGTGCTCACCGCGGTGGCGCTCGGCATCGTGATCGCGGTCGCGCTGGCCGACTCGGCGGCCAACCGCACCACGGTCGGCGGCTTCATGGGCTTCGTCACCGCCATGCTGATGCTGCTGGCGCCGCTGAAGCGTCTGACCGACGTGAACGCGCCGCTGCAGCGCGGGCTGGCGGCCGCTGAAAGCGTGTTCCAGCTGATCGACCAGCAGGCCGAACGCGACAGCGGCACGGTGGAACTGGAGCGCGCGCGCGGCCGCATCGATTTCGATCAGCTCGGCTTCGGCTACCCCGGCCGCGAACTGCGCGTGCTGCAGCACTTCGATCTGTCGATCGCGCCGGGCGAGACGGTGGCGCTGGTTGGCGCATCCGGCTCCGGCAAGACCACGCTGGCGCATCTGCTGGCCCGCTTCTACACGCCGACCTCGGGCCGCATCCTGCTCGACGGGCACGACATCCAGAACGTGAAGCTGGCCAGCCTGCGCGCCAATATGGCGCTGGTGAGCCAGGACGTGGTGCTGTTCAACGACACGGTGGCGGCCAACATCGCCTACGGCGCGCTGCGCGGCACCGACCGCGCCGACATCGAGGCGGCGGCGCGCGCCGCGTACGCGCTGGATTTCATCCAGGCGATGCCGGAAGGCTTCGACACGATGATCGGCGAGAACGGCGTCAAGCTGTCGGGCGGCCAGCGGCAACGGCTGGCGATCGCACGCGCGCTGCTGAAGGACGCGCCGGTGCTGATACTGGACGAAGCCACCTCGGCGCTGGACACCGAATCCGAGCGTCAGGTGCAGGCGGCGCTGGAAGTGCTGATGAAGAACCGCACGACGCTGGTGATCGCGCACCGGCTGTCCACGATCGAGCGCGCCGACCGCATCGTCGTGATGGACCGGGGCCGCATCGCCGAGATCGGCAAGCACGCCGACCTGCTGGCGGCGGGCGGCATGTACGCGGGTCTCTACAACTCGCAGCTGGGCGGCAGCGAGTAA
- a CDS encoding PEP-CTERM sorting domain-containing protein, whose protein sequence is MTFSLPSRPTLIAVSLFAWFSQVPLAHALPVLGASSAASSNGSTATPLESVSPEYRNSNSYIWSGDNNSANGYAFSSATGAYAVSSSAYGYNGSASAMASILATVTNASNVAQNFSLTFKIYGGSISATNYYALDADEYLSADYLASIKIDGNQVWYSSGSIQNNGGVITHDKAGTDLNSNDDGSDGYYSWGSRYVTIDLGVLDPNESLDVLAELSDSAASNLGVYAYDCGGGYEGYGGYGGYGGYGPVLQSTSVCTQSKGNASAFYGDPFEVEANPVNADPNSLRVTTRAVPEPGSLALLALAAGAAGVARRRKKRD, encoded by the coding sequence ATGACCTTCTCACTGCCCTCGCGCCCGACACTGATCGCGGTTTCGCTGTTCGCCTGGTTCAGTCAGGTGCCGCTCGCCCACGCGCTGCCGGTTCTCGGCGCTTCGTCCGCGGCCAGCAGCAACGGCAGCACCGCCACACCCCTGGAATCGGTGTCGCCGGAATACCGCAACAGCAACAGCTACATCTGGTCGGGCGACAACAACTCGGCCAACGGCTACGCCTTCTCGTCCGCGACCGGCGCCTATGCCGTGTCCTCCTCGGCCTACGGCTACAACGGCAGTGCCAGCGCGATGGCCAGCATCCTCGCCACCGTCACCAACGCCTCGAACGTGGCGCAGAACTTCAGCCTGACGTTCAAGATCTACGGCGGTTCGATCAGTGCAACGAACTACTACGCGCTGGATGCGGACGAATACCTCAGCGCGGACTACCTCGCGTCGATCAAGATCGACGGCAATCAGGTCTGGTACTCGTCGGGCAGCATCCAGAACAACGGCGGCGTCATCACGCACGACAAGGCGGGCACCGACCTGAACAGCAACGACGACGGCAGCGACGGCTATTACAGCTGGGGAAGCCGTTACGTCACCATCGACCTCGGCGTGCTCGACCCGAACGAGTCGCTCGACGTGCTGGCCGAGCTGTCGGACAGCGCCGCCAGCAACCTCGGCGTCTATGCCTACGACTGTGGCGGCGGTTACGAAGGTTACGGCGGCTACGGCGGGTATGGCGGCTATGGCCCGGTGCTGCAGAGCACCTCGGTGTGCACGCAGAGCAAGGGCAATGCCTCGGCCTTCTACGGCGATCCGTTCGAGGTCGAAGCGAATCCGGTCAACGCCGACCCGAACAGCCTGCGCGTCACCACGCGCGCCGTGCCTGAGCCGGGCAGCCTCGCCCTGCTGGCGCTCGCCGCGGGCGCGGCCGGCGTCGCACGACGACGGAAGAAGCGCGACTGA
- a CDS encoding histidine phosphatase family protein: MSARRLWLVRHPPVAVERDICYGRSDVALAAPVAAAAATLRGELPVGATILSSPLRRCAELARALSDTVIFDHRLQEMDFGDWEMRRYDTLPRADIDLWSANVWDFRIPGGESAADMAARAWAAWEEWGAAVSGDLVVVAHGGPLRVMAGRLLGLPQNDWLDIACPQGACIKLESAADGSWRRSETTK, encoded by the coding sequence GTGAGCGCGCGCCGACTCTGGCTGGTGCGGCATCCGCCGGTCGCAGTGGAACGCGACATCTGTTACGGGCGGTCCGACGTGGCGCTGGCAGCACCGGTTGCCGCTGCCGCAGCGACGCTGCGTGGCGAGTTGCCGGTCGGTGCGACGATCCTGAGCAGTCCGCTGCGCCGCTGCGCCGAGCTCGCGCGGGCGCTGTCGGATACGGTGATCTTCGACCATCGCCTGCAGGAGATGGATTTCGGCGACTGGGAAATGCGGCGCTACGACACGCTGCCGCGCGCCGACATCGATCTCTGGTCCGCCAACGTGTGGGACTTCCGCATTCCGGGCGGCGAATCGGCAGCGGACATGGCGGCGCGCGCCTGGGCCGCCTGGGAGGAATGGGGCGCTGCGGTGAGCGGCGACCTCGTGGTGGTCGCGCACGGCGGTCCGCTCCGGGTGATGGCCGGCCGGCTGCTCGGCCTGCCGCAGAACGACTGGCTCGACATCGCCTGTCCGCAGGGTGCGTGCATCAAGCTGGAATCGGCCGCGGACGGTAGCTGGCGTCGCAGCGAGACTACAAAATGA
- a CDS encoding acyl--CoA ligase yields the protein MSGISTLAELFSTGADSAVALSAPARTDLSFGNLRALMTRTVARLNELGVGRNDRVAIVLPNGPDMASAFISIASGATAAPLNPGYRAEEFEFYLSDLNAKALVVERGSVSPAIEVAKKLGVRVIDLVANEAAGDFSLEPREAAAVAPAANGGTAQADDVALVLHTSGTTSRPKIVPLTQRNVSASAQNIRATLAFTEKDRGLNIMPLFHIHGLIAGIMAPLSAGSSVFCTPGFDALKFFSLMDEAHPTWYTAVPTMHQAILSRASRNKEIIERNPLRFMRSSSSSIPPQVIRELEETFGAPLIEAYGMTEASHQMASNPLPPRARKPGSVGLAAGPEVEIMDDDGNILPAGEIGEIVIRGANVTPGYENNEKANKEGFTNGWFRTGDQGSKDAEGYLSLTGRLKEIINRGGEKISPREVDEVLMDHPAVAQVVTFGIPHPKLGEEVGAVVVLREGQQATDKEITAFAATRLADFKVPRKILFMDEIPKGATGKLQRIGLAQKLGLGG from the coding sequence ATGTCCGGTATTTCCACGCTTGCCGAGCTGTTTTCCACCGGTGCCGATTCGGCAGTGGCGCTGTCCGCGCCTGCGCGCACCGATCTGAGTTTCGGCAATCTGCGCGCACTGATGACGCGCACCGTCGCACGTCTGAATGAACTGGGTGTGGGTCGCAACGACCGCGTCGCCATCGTCCTGCCGAACGGACCGGACATGGCCAGCGCCTTCATCAGCATCGCGTCCGGTGCCACCGCTGCGCCGCTGAACCCGGGCTATCGCGCCGAGGAATTCGAGTTCTACCTGTCCGACCTGAATGCCAAGGCCCTGGTGGTCGAGCGCGGCAGCGTGTCGCCGGCGATCGAGGTCGCGAAGAAGCTGGGCGTGCGCGTGATCGACCTGGTGGCGAACGAAGCCGCCGGCGATTTCTCGCTGGAGCCGCGTGAAGCCGCGGCCGTCGCCCCGGCCGCGAACGGCGGTACCGCCCAGGCCGACGACGTTGCGCTGGTGCTGCACACCTCGGGCACGACCTCGCGGCCGAAGATCGTTCCGCTGACCCAGCGCAACGTGTCCGCCTCGGCGCAGAACATCCGCGCCACGCTGGCCTTCACCGAGAAGGATCGCGGCCTCAACATCATGCCGCTGTTCCATATTCATGGCCTGATCGCCGGCATCATGGCGCCGCTGTCGGCCGGTTCGTCGGTGTTCTGCACGCCGGGCTTCGACGCCCTGAAGTTCTTCTCGCTGATGGATGAAGCGCACCCGACCTGGTACACGGCGGTGCCCACCATGCATCAGGCCATCCTGTCGCGCGCTTCGCGCAACAAGGAAATCATCGAACGCAACCCGCTGCGCTTCATGCGCTCGTCGTCGTCGTCGATTCCGCCGCAGGTGATCCGCGAGCTGGAGGAAACCTTCGGCGCGCCGCTGATCGAAGCCTACGGCATGACCGAAGCGTCGCACCAGATGGCGTCCAACCCGTTGCCGCCGCGCGCCCGCAAGCCGGGTTCGGTCGGTCTGGCCGCCGGTCCGGAAGTCGAGATCATGGACGACGACGGCAACATCCTGCCGGCCGGCGAGATCGGCGAAATCGTCATCCGCGGCGCCAACGTCACGCCGGGTTACGAGAACAACGAAAAGGCCAACAAGGAAGGCTTCACCAACGGCTGGTTCCGCACCGGCGACCAGGGCAGCAAGGATGCCGAGGGCTATCTGTCGCTGACCGGCCGCCTGAAGGAAATCATCAACCGCGGCGGCGAGAAGATTTCGCCGCGCGAAGTCGACGAAGTGCTGATGGATCACCCGGCTGTGGCGCAAGTCGTCACCTTCGGCATCCCCCACCCCAAGCTGGGCGAGGAAGTGGGTGCCGTGGTCGTGCTGCGTGAAGGTCAGCAGGCCACCGACAAGGAAATTACCGCCTTCGCCGCGACGCGGCTGGCCGACTTCAAGGTTCCGCGCAAGATCCTGTTCATGGATGAAATCCCCAAGGGTGCGACCGGCAAGCTGCAACGCATCGGTCTCGCCCAGAAGCTGGGTCTGGGTGGCTGA
- a CDS encoding ferredoxin--NADP reductase, giving the protein MASVAPEKVLSVHHWNDSLFSFKTTRDPGLRFRNGHFVMIGLETGGKPLLRAYSIASANYEEHLEFFSIKVPDGPLTSKLQHLQPGDEILVGRKPTGTLVLDDLKPGKHLYLFGTGTGLAPFLSLIRDPEAYERFDKVILFHGVRHVNELAYQDYIENELPNDEFLGELVRDKLLYYPSVTREPYRNRGRLTDLIVSNKMTDDLGLPPLNPETDRAMICGSPSMNKDTADLLDARGFVISPGVGEPGDYVIERAFVER; this is encoded by the coding sequence ATGGCCAGCGTCGCGCCCGAAAAAGTCCTCAGCGTCCATCACTGGAACGATTCGCTGTTCAGCTTCAAGACCACGCGCGACCCCGGTCTGCGCTTCCGCAACGGTCATTTCGTCATGATCGGTCTGGAGACCGGCGGCAAGCCGCTGCTGCGCGCCTACAGCATCGCCAGTGCCAATTACGAGGAGCACCTGGAGTTCTTCAGCATCAAGGTGCCGGACGGCCCGCTGACCTCCAAGCTGCAGCACCTGCAGCCGGGCGATGAAATCCTGGTCGGCCGCAAGCCCACCGGCACGCTGGTGCTGGACGACCTGAAGCCGGGCAAGCACCTCTACCTGTTCGGCACCGGTACCGGTCTGGCGCCCTTCCTCAGCCTGATCCGCGACCCGGAAGCCTACGAGCGCTTCGACAAGGTGATCCTGTTCCACGGCGTGCGTCACGTGAATGAACTGGCCTACCAGGACTACATCGAGAACGAGCTGCCGAACGACGAGTTCCTCGGCGAGCTCGTGCGCGACAAGCTGCTGTACTACCCCAGCGTGACGCGCGAGCCCTACCGCAACCGCGGCCGTCTGACCGATCTGATCGTCAGCAACAAGATGACCGACGACCTCGGCCTGCCGCCGCTCAATCCGGAAACCGACCGCGCGATGATCTGCGGCAGCCCGAGCATGAACAAGGACACCGCCGATCTGCTCGACGCGCGCGGCTTCGTCATCTCTCCGGGGGTGGGCGAACCGGGCGATTACGTGATCGAGCGGGCCTTCGTCGAGCGCTGA
- a CDS encoding glycosyltransferase — protein MSRVLMAWELGANMGHIDRMLITARALRERGHAVTFALKDLARAHGRIVADGFPVLQSPLWLPRMVNPPKLVNFSAVLAAAGWLDPGGLAGLLSAWRGLFELHRPDLLVCDHAPTAMLAMRGRGTPIAAIGNCFEIPPHRDVFPAMNYWDKGDVAQCARSDALLLAPVNQALALLGDSALPRLTELFGGVRCIAASLPELAHYPDYDERVRMVGPSYVGDSGVAPQWPAGEGARVFVYLSPEHADFNALMEALRQSGMRTLVHAKGLSPDAARRLGGPSIRFESAPVQMDPAVRAADLVVSHASIGTVSAAALAGCPQLVLPNHMEQYMVARRIVDGGFGLAVPPGSRNTDYPALLRRLLDEPRFAAAARALAQRHAGADPTKTGACIAEELEALLR, from the coding sequence ATGAGCCGCGTACTGATGGCGTGGGAACTGGGCGCCAACATGGGCCACATCGACCGCATGCTGATCACCGCGCGCGCGTTGCGCGAACGCGGTCACGCGGTCACCTTCGCGCTGAAGGATCTGGCGCGCGCGCACGGCCGCATCGTCGCCGACGGTTTTCCGGTGCTGCAGTCGCCGCTGTGGCTGCCGCGCATGGTGAACCCGCCCAAGCTGGTCAATTTCTCGGCGGTGCTGGCGGCGGCCGGATGGCTGGACCCGGGCGGGCTGGCTGGACTGCTGTCGGCCTGGCGCGGGCTGTTCGAACTGCACCGCCCCGATCTTCTGGTCTGCGACCACGCGCCGACCGCCATGCTGGCGATGCGCGGCCGCGGCACGCCGATCGCGGCGATCGGCAACTGTTTCGAGATTCCACCGCATCGCGACGTGTTTCCGGCGATGAACTACTGGGACAAGGGCGACGTTGCCCAGTGCGCACGCAGCGATGCGCTGCTGCTGGCGCCGGTCAACCAGGCGCTGGCGCTGCTCGGCGATAGCGCCCTGCCGCGCCTGACCGAACTGTTCGGCGGCGTGCGCTGCATCGCTGCCAGTCTGCCGGAGCTGGCGCACTATCCCGACTACGACGAGCGCGTGCGGATGGTCGGCCCGAGCTACGTCGGCGACAGCGGCGTGGCGCCGCAGTGGCCGGCGGGCGAGGGCGCGCGCGTATTCGTCTATCTGTCGCCCGAACACGCCGATTTCAATGCGCTGATGGAGGCGCTGCGGCAGTCCGGCATGCGCACGCTGGTGCATGCCAAAGGGCTGTCGCCGGACGCCGCGCGACGGCTCGGTGGGCCGTCCATCCGTTTCGAATCGGCGCCGGTGCAGATGGACCCGGCCGTGCGCGCAGCCGATCTGGTCGTTTCGCACGCCAGCATCGGCACCGTGAGCGCCGCTGCGCTCGCCGGATGCCCGCAACTGGTGCTGCCGAATCACATGGAGCAGTACATGGTGGCACGCCGCATCGTCGATGGCGGCTTCGGTCTGGCCGTGCCGCCGGGCAGCCGGAACACCGATTACCCGGCGCTGCTGCGTCGGCTGCTCGACGAACCGCGCTTCGCCGCTGCGGCACGCGCGCTGGCACAGCGCCACGCCGGCGCCGACCCGACGAAGACCGGCGCCTGCATCGCCGAAGAGCTCGAAGCGCTGCTGCGCTGA
- a CDS encoding cell division protein ZapA codes for MSESNLVEITILGREYRVQCREGERDALNASVELVERRMRDLAEATRASGERLAVMCALNLAHEIFQMQATGGVDLVPLRRRINAMQSRIDEALSAQEKLF; via the coding sequence ATGAGCGAATCGAATCTCGTCGAAATCACCATACTCGGTCGCGAGTATCGGGTGCAGTGCCGCGAGGGCGAACGCGATGCGCTGAACGCATCGGTCGAGCTGGTCGAGCGGCGCATGCGCGATCTTGCCGAGGCCACGCGCGCCTCCGGCGAACGCCTCGCCGTCATGTGCGCGCTGAACCTGGCACACGAAATTTTTCAGATGCAGGCGACGGGCGGTGTTGATTTGGTACCGCTGCGGCGTAGAATCAACGCCATGCAGTCGCGCATCGATGAAGCGCTTTCCGCACAGGAAAAGCTCTTCTAG
- a CDS encoding histidine phosphatase family protein: MNELFRLTDPLDLYLVRHPKPAVDPALCYGAADLPVAEDVAACAARLAPLLPTDARVVSSPLTRARLLAEAMSPTVHLDARLRELDFGDWELKPFADIPAEGFEVWGSTLIDFRAPGGELYADMAARVWDAFEAQRAGASALVVVAHNGPMRALTGTLLGLPPSRWLNLEFEFGRVTHLAIGPLGPKLRSFNR; the protein is encoded by the coding sequence ATGAACGAACTGTTCCGTCTGACTGATCCACTTGACCTGTATCTGGTCCGTCACCCGAAGCCGGCCGTCGACCCGGCGCTGTGCTACGGCGCTGCTGATCTGCCGGTGGCCGAGGACGTGGCCGCCTGCGCTGCACGGCTTGCGCCGCTGCTGCCAACCGACGCGCGTGTCGTCAGCAGCCCGCTTACGCGAGCCCGTCTGCTGGCCGAAGCGATGTCGCCGACGGTGCACCTCGACGCGCGCCTGCGCGAGCTTGATTTCGGTGACTGGGAACTGAAGCCCTTCGCCGACATTCCGGCGGAAGGTTTCGAGGTGTGGGGCAGTACGCTGATCGACTTCCGCGCGCCCGGCGGCGAGCTGTATGCGGACATGGCAGCGCGCGTCTGGGACGCTTTCGAGGCGCAGCGCGCGGGTGCCAGCGCGCTGGTCGTGGTCGCGCACAACGGGCCGATGCGGGCGCTGACCGGCACCCTGCTCGGCCTGCCGCCGAGCCGCTGGCTCAATCTGGAGTTCGAGTTCGGCCGCGTCACCCATCTGGCCATCGGCCCGCTCGGGCCCAAGCTGCGCAGCTTCAATCGCTGA
- a CDS encoding Bug family tripartite tricarboxylate transporter substrate binding protein, which produces MTKLGKWAGRALVTAIATIGLTGAAHAWEPTKPVEFVVPAGTGGGADQMARFIQGVVAKNKLMAQPLVVVNKSGGAGAEGFLEVKGAKGDPHKIIITLSNLFTTPLATGVPFNWRDLTPGAMLALDQFVLWVNADAPYKTAKEYIDDIKAKPANTFKMAGTGSKQEDQIITAMIDKATGKKMTYVPFKGGGDVAVQLVGGHVNSTVNNPIEAEAHWRGGKLRPLCIMDSEKLPYNEKVTATQAWGDIPTCKSAGVPIEYLMLRGVFLAPGVTQEQVDFYVNLFKKVRETPEWADFMKKGAFKQTFMSGKEFADWVGKSEAMHYGLMKDAGFLAK; this is translated from the coding sequence ATGACCAAACTCGGAAAGTGGGCCGGCCGTGCCCTCGTGACCGCGATCGCGACCATCGGTCTGACCGGTGCCGCGCATGCCTGGGAACCGACCAAGCCGGTCGAGTTCGTCGTGCCGGCCGGTACCGGCGGTGGCGCCGACCAGATGGCCCGTTTCATCCAGGGCGTCGTGGCCAAGAACAAGCTGATGGCCCAACCGCTGGTCGTCGTGAACAAGTCGGGCGGCGCAGGCGCGGAAGGTTTCCTCGAAGTGAAGGGCGCCAAGGGCGACCCGCACAAGATCATCATCACTCTGTCGAACCTGTTCACCACGCCGCTGGCGACCGGTGTCCCGTTCAACTGGCGTGACCTGACCCCGGGCGCGATGCTGGCGCTCGACCAGTTCGTGCTGTGGGTGAATGCCGATGCGCCGTACAAGACGGCCAAGGAATACATCGACGACATCAAGGCCAAGCCCGCCAACACCTTCAAGATGGCCGGCACCGGGTCGAAGCAGGAAGACCAGATCATCACCGCGATGATCGACAAGGCGACCGGCAAGAAGATGACCTACGTGCCGTTCAAGGGCGGTGGCGACGTGGCGGTGCAACTGGTCGGCGGTCACGTCAATTCGACGGTGAACAACCCGATCGAGGCGGAAGCCCATTGGCGTGGCGGCAAGCTGCGCCCGCTGTGCATCATGGACAGCGAAAAGCTGCCGTACAACGAGAAGGTGACCGCGACCCAGGCCTGGGGCGACATCCCGACCTGCAAGAGCGCCGGCGTGCCGATCGAGTACCTGATGCTGCGCGGCGTCTTCCTGGCGCCAGGCGTCACGCAGGAGCAGGTCGACTTCTACGTCAATCTGTTCAAGAAGGTGCGCGAGACGCCGGAGTGGGCCGACTTCATGAAGAAGGGCGCGTTCAAGCAGACCTTCATGAGCGGCAAGGAATTTGCCGACTGGGTCGGTAAGTCGGAAGCGATGCACTACGGCCTGATGAAGGACGCAGGCTTCCTCGCCAAGTAA
- a CDS encoding lipocalin-like domain-containing protein — MNSALRRLLLHLPLLAVLPARADETAYDPVLPAAPRSLPRDHGAHPGHRIEWWYITGWLERDAAAAVGFQLTFFRVRQPAHDANPSRFAPRQLLFAHAAVSDPARARLLHAQKIARAGFGLAEAAVDDLDVRIDDWHLARQPSPERLLARIAADEFDYALTFAPSQPVLWQGDQGFSRKGPDPAHASHYLSWPQLDVSGRLRIAAASSAVRGRAWLDHEWSSALMPEGAQGWDWLGINLDDGGALMAFRMRDADGHALWAAATLRDAAGDRRYAPNEVGFAVRRVWRSPRSGGAYPVELDVSVGGRRFLVKPLFDDQELDSRASSGAIYWEGAVTVFEGARRVGRGYLELTGYASALKI; from the coding sequence ATGAATTCCGCGCTGCGCCGACTGCTGTTGCACCTGCCGCTGCTGGCGGTGCTGCCTGCCCGCGCGGACGAGACCGCCTACGATCCGGTGCTGCCCGCCGCGCCGCGCAGCCTGCCGCGCGACCACGGTGCGCACCCCGGCCACCGCATCGAGTGGTGGTACATCACCGGCTGGCTGGAGCGCGACGCCGCGGCGGCGGTCGGCTTCCAGCTCACCTTCTTCCGCGTGCGCCAGCCGGCGCACGACGCCAACCCGAGCCGCTTCGCGCCGCGCCAGCTGCTGTTCGCGCACGCTGCGGTGTCCGACCCTGCGCGTGCCCGCCTGCTGCACGCGCAGAAGATCGCGCGCGCCGGCTTCGGTCTGGCCGAGGCGGCGGTCGACGACCTCGACGTCCGCATCGACGACTGGCATCTGGCGCGCCAACCGTCGCCCGAGCGTCTGCTCGCGCGCATCGCGGCGGACGAGTTCGACTACGCGCTGACCTTCGCGCCGTCGCAGCCGGTGCTGTGGCAGGGCGACCAGGGCTTCAGCCGCAAGGGGCCCGATCCTGCGCATGCCAGCCACTACCTGAGCTGGCCGCAACTGGACGTGAGCGGCCGCCTGCGCATCGCGGCGGCAAGCAGTGCGGTGCGCGGACGCGCCTGGCTCGATCACGAATGGTCGAGCGCGCTGATGCCGGAGGGCGCGCAGGGCTGGGACTGGCTGGGCATCAATCTGGACGACGGCGGTGCGCTGATGGCCTTCCGCATGCGCGACGCCGATGGCCATGCACTGTGGGCGGCAGCGACCTTGCGCGATGCGGCAGGCGATCGCCGCTATGCGCCGAATGAAGTGGGTTTCGCAGTCCGGCGCGTCTGGCGCAGCCCGCGCAGCGGCGGCGCCTATCCGGTCGAACTCGATGTCAGCGTCGGCGGGCGGCGCTTTCTTGTGAAGCCGCTGTTCGACGACCAGGAACTGGACAGTCGCGCCAGCAGCGGTGCCATCTACTGGGAAGGCGCGGTGACCGTGTTCGAAGGTGCGCGCCGGGTCGGCCGTGGCTATCTCGAACTGACCGGCTACGCCTCCGCGCTGAAGATCTGA
- the cobU gene encoding bifunctional adenosylcobinamide kinase/adenosylcobinamide-phosphate guanylyltransferase, whose amino-acid sequence MHELILGGARSGKSAYAEAQAAESGLAVTMVVTAHAGDGEMATRIERHRANRPAHWPVVEAPLHLAAALREAALADRFIVVDCLTLWLSNLLMDMDDAPGAALPGIFVRERAALLDTLPALPGRIALVSNEVGSGVVPMGRLSRVFVDEAGRLHQALARLCPRVTLVTAGLPLALKRP is encoded by the coding sequence GTGCACGAACTGATTCTGGGCGGCGCCCGCAGCGGCAAGAGTGCCTATGCCGAAGCGCAAGCCGCCGAAAGCGGTCTGGCAGTGACCATGGTGGTCACCGCGCACGCCGGCGACGGTGAGATGGCGACGCGCATCGAACGCCACCGCGCCAACCGGCCGGCGCACTGGCCGGTGGTCGAAGCGCCGCTGCACCTGGCGGCAGCGCTGCGCGAAGCCGCCTTGGCTGACCGCTTCATCGTCGTCGACTGCCTGACGCTCTGGCTGTCCAACCTGCTGATGGATATGGACGATGCGCCGGGCGCAGCGCTGCCCGGAATCTTCGTGCGCGAGCGCGCGGCGCTGCTCGACACACTGCCCGCGCTGCCCGGCCGGATCGCACTGGTATCGAACGAGGTCGGCAGCGGCGTGGTGCCGATGGGGCGGCTGTCGCGCGTGTTCGTCGACGAAGCCGGCCGCCTGCATCAGGCGCTGGCCCGCCTCTGTCCGCGGGTGACGCTGGTCACCGCCGGGCTTCCGCTGGCGTTGAAGCGGCCGTGA